A genomic stretch from Lathyrus oleraceus cultivar Zhongwan6 chromosome 2, CAAS_Psat_ZW6_1.0, whole genome shotgun sequence includes:
- the LOC127123374 gene encoding uncharacterized protein LOC127123374 — MDESNHEMVHMLTQQMGAILRPLIQDSTQSYQQFVTQMTRIRDFLKAPRAQVRRNPMPPPRPETPHRQEERTDDIVEQEYQEFEQMPRVARRPPVVMVNRNQDPDQVVRQVRHDASMGEQNLEAIVERIIVRNRVSPCLQWLTYFSPLPDFVLQTEFPRGWKVPKFTKFVRDTIESTVEHVARYPTEAGDIANNEDLKLKYFPSSLTKNVFTWFTMLPPQSIQTWTQLERLFHEQFYMGQSKISLKELASVKRKVAESIDQYLNRFRPLKARCFNQVPEHELVEMAVEGCWCKP, encoded by the coding sequence atggacgagagtaatcatgaaATGGTACACATGCTAACTCAACAAATGGGTGCCATATTGAGGCCATTGATCCAGGACTCAACGCAGAGTTACCAACAGTTTGTAACCCAAATGACAAGGATAAGAGACTTTTTGAAAGCCCCAAGGGCTCAGGTCCGTCGGAACCCTATGCCTCCTCCTCGACCGGAAACACCTCATCGACAAGAGGAAAGGACAGACGACATTGTCGAACAGGAATACCAGGAATTCGAACAGATGCCAAGGGTGGCACGAAGGCCCCCCGTGGTAATGGTTAACCGTAACCAGGATCCTGACCAGGTGGTCAGACAAGTTCGACACGATGCATCCATGGGGGAACAAAACCTAGAGGCTATTGTCGAACGGATCATAGTAAGAAACAGAGTGAGTCCTTGCCTACAGTGGCTGACTTACTTTTCACCTCTACCAGATTTTGTCTTACAGACAGAATTTCCTAGGGGGTGGAAAGTCCCGAAATTTACCAAGTTCGTTAGGGATACTATAGAGTCCACCGTCGAACACGTGGCCAGGTACCCGACCGAGGCTGGCGACATAGCGAACAATGAGGATTTGAAGTTAAAATACTTCCCAAGTTCTCTTACGAAGAATGTGTTTACATGGTTCACAATGCTACCTCCACAGTCGATCCAAACATGGACACAGTTGgagagattgttccatgaacaattttacatggggCAATCGAAGATTAGCCTCAAAGAACTAGCTAGCGTTAAGCGGAAGGTTGCTGAGTCAATTGATCAGTACCTAAACAGGTTTAGACCGTTGAAAGCGCGATGCTTTAATCAAGTCCCTGAACACGAATTAGTCGAGATGGCGGTTGAGgggtgttggtgtaagccctag